The genomic DNA CGCTGCATGAAGTGGTGGACATGATGGCATGCAAAGCAGCGATAAAAGCTGGCGATGAGCTCAGTGAGAAAGAAATGCTCGGTCTTATTGCTTCGCTGGAAGAAACAGAACGCTCAACAAGGTGTCCTCATGGGCGTCCGACACTGTTGCGTCTGAGTTTAGACGAGCTAGAGAAGCAGTTCGGCCGAACTTCTACGTCGCATCAATAAGCAAAATGTAGGCCTTAGCCACCACTGACAGGTGGAATGATGGCGACGGTGTCACCATCATGTAGCTCGAGCTGTGGATTGGCATACGTCTCGTTCACCGCAAAAGCGAGGTGGCTTTTCTTTTCGTTGAATAATGGGTGTATGTCAATCAGGGCATTGATCGCATCGTTGACAGTGCATCCTTGAGGTAAGGACAAAGACAGTTTGTCCTGGCCGGTTTCCTCGGCCAGTTGTGCAAAGAGAAGCACGCGTATTGAAAGCATGGTTGTTGTCATTGTCTTGATGGCCAGGGTACGAAGGGTACTTCACTTCCATTGGGTAATGGCTCGCTTTGCATTGGGAGTGCCACGACGCCGTTGGTTTTTGATGTGTGACTCAGATCGCCCGAACCTGCCCATTGAGGCACATGGGCCGTATCGCCTGTGACTTGGGCAGGGCGAAAGGCTTGTCGTTTGGCATTTGGTTGAACTGGAGCGTTGAGTCGAACCTTGCGCCAGGGTAACTGCGTGTCGAGACCCAGCATGCCACGAATCAGTGGCCATATAAATAGTGTGCTGCACACCAATGCTGAAACAGGATTTCCTGGAAGGCCAATCACAAGAGCTTGGTTACATTGGCCAATCAGCACCGGCCGTCCGGGTTGCATGGCGCAGCCTTTGATCACTGTGGTCATGCCAAGTTTTTCAAGCGCACCTGGTACATGGTCACGATCGCCGGCACTAATGCCCCCAACCGTAACGACCATGTCGGAATTTGAGGTGGCCTCAGCAAGTCCGGCGTGGATGACATCGAAATCATCTAGATAATGTTCATGCGCAAGTACCTGGGCACCCATTTGATGCAACAATGCAGATGTTTGGGGGCCGTTGCTATTGCGTATCTGATGAGCTGCGGGGTTTGTGCCAGTTGCAACAAGTTCATCGCCTGTGGTGATGACCGT from Phycisphaerales bacterium includes the following:
- a CDS encoding molybdopterin molybdotransferase MoeA: MPTAPPTAALPNYNEAIERAQVGVKRLSRTELVPLSDCLGRVLATPVKADRDLPPFNRSALDGYAVQAAAFSNDRTWPVAATIAAGSQQSPTVESNCCVAIATGAPLPAGLDAVIPHERSDRGDRQGKPVTFSVSSIEAGQGVHKQGADARTGDTIITPYSTVNAHHIGLAATVGSDKLEVMSHPRATVITTGDELVATGTNPAAHQIRNSNGPQTSALLHQMGAQVLAHEHYLDDFDVIHAGLAEATSNSDMVVTVGGISAGDRDHVPGALEKLGMTTVIKGCAMQPGRPVLIGQCNQALVIGLPGNPVSALVCSTLFIWPLIRGMLGLDTQLPWRKVRLNAPVQPNAKRQAFRPAQVTGDTAHVPQWAGSGDLSHTSKTNGVVALPMQSEPLPNGSEVPFVPWPSRQ
- the moaD gene encoding molybdopterin converting factor subunit 1, yielding MTTTMLSIRVLLFAQLAEETGQDKLSLSLPQGCTVNDAINALIDIHPLFNEKKSHLAFAVNETYANPQLELHDGDTVAIIPPVSGG